A part of Larkinella insperata genomic DNA contains:
- a CDS encoding DUF6786 family protein, which yields MKKITHWAILPVLAGAIACQSNSSRDDQTTATDTTQTRMFTSDAAFLKKHHPDLVTLKDGNAQVLICPAYQGRIMTSTADGETSYGWINRELIESGKLQPHMNAFGGEDRFWLGPEGGQFAIYFKPGAEFNGDNWQTPAPIDSEPFTLVSKDERSARFSRDFELTNYSGTKFSVGVEREVHLLRSKQINLALGATGVPLSDSLKIVGVESVNTLINRGKEPWKKENGLLSVWILGMFNAAPDATIVVPFQPGKEPAINDSYFGNVPASRLIQKDSVGFFRADANERGKIGVPPSRAKNWLGSYDPNSQTLTLVTFTFNPANQDYVNSAWEIQKEPYAGDVANAYNDGPMKPDQPQMGKFYELESSSPAAALSPGGRLTHRHTTLHIQGKPAQLDEIARRWLGVSLDEIVRAF from the coding sequence ATGAAAAAAATAACTCATTGGGCCATTTTGCCCGTGCTGGCGGGTGCTATCGCCTGCCAATCCAACTCGTCGCGCGACGATCAAACCACCGCAACCGATACAACCCAAACCCGCATGTTTACTTCCGACGCAGCCTTTCTCAAGAAACACCACCCCGATTTAGTAACCCTGAAAGATGGCAACGCCCAGGTACTGATCTGTCCGGCATACCAGGGCCGCATCATGACCAGTACCGCCGACGGCGAAACCAGCTACGGCTGGATCAACCGGGAGTTGATCGAATCCGGTAAACTGCAGCCGCACATGAACGCTTTTGGTGGAGAAGACCGCTTTTGGTTAGGGCCGGAAGGCGGCCAATTTGCCATCTACTTCAAGCCCGGTGCGGAATTCAACGGTGACAACTGGCAAACGCCAGCGCCCATCGACTCCGAACCGTTTACGCTGGTGTCGAAAGACGAGCGCTCTGCCCGATTCAGCCGGGACTTTGAACTGACAAATTACTCCGGAACGAAGTTTAGCGTGGGCGTTGAACGGGAAGTTCACCTGTTGCGGTCCAAACAGATCAATCTGGCGCTGGGTGCCACGGGCGTGCCGCTGAGTGATTCACTCAAAATTGTGGGCGTCGAATCGGTCAATACATTGATCAATAGGGGTAAAGAACCGTGGAAGAAGGAGAACGGCTTGTTGTCGGTCTGGATTCTGGGCATGTTTAACGCGGCACCGGACGCTACGATTGTTGTGCCGTTTCAGCCCGGCAAAGAACCGGCCATCAATGACAGTTATTTTGGGAATGTCCCGGCTTCCCGGTTGATTCAGAAGGATAGCGTTGGCTTTTTTCGGGCTGACGCAAACGAGCGCGGTAAAATCGGTGTACCACCTAGTCGGGCTAAAAACTGGCTCGGTAGCTACGATCCCAATTCCCAGACCCTGACACTGGTTACTTTTACTTTCAATCCGGCCAATCAGGACTACGTCAACTCCGCCTGGGAGATTCAAAAAGAGCCGTATGCCGGTGATGTCGCCAACGCGTACAACGACGGCCCAATGAAACCAGATCAGCCGCAAATGGGGAAGTTTTACGAACTGGAAAGCTCTTCACCCGCGGCTGCTTTGTCGCCCGGCGGTCGTCTGACCCACCGGCACACCACGCTGCACATCCAGGGAAAACCGGCCCAACTCGATGAAATCGCCCGTCGATGGCTGGGCGTTTCGCTGGACGAAATCGTCCGGGCTTTTTGA
- a CDS encoding GNAT family N-acetyltransferase yields the protein MSVAAYIRPANFQDVGPIYRFICELEEAQLNAVAFRAVFQRNLTDRRVHYLVAEVNGEVVGFISCHVQYLLHHTGKVGEIQELYVEPEYRNQQIGRQLVAALEQLAEAHGFVNLEVTANQKRTHTHRFYQQLTFQPSHFKFVKEFQ from the coding sequence ATGAGCGTTGCAGCCTACATTCGTCCGGCAAACTTTCAGGATGTTGGACCAATCTACCGGTTTATTTGCGAACTGGAAGAAGCCCAACTCAATGCTGTGGCTTTCCGGGCGGTTTTCCAGCGGAACCTAACCGACCGCCGGGTGCACTATCTGGTGGCCGAAGTCAACGGCGAGGTGGTGGGGTTCATCAGTTGCCACGTTCAGTACTTGTTGCACCATACCGGCAAGGTGGGTGAAATTCAGGAGTTATACGTCGAGCCGGAATACCGGAATCAGCAGATTGGACGCCAACTGGTGGCGGCTTTGGAGCAATTGGCCGAAGCGCACGGTTTTGTCAATCTGGAAGTGACGGCCAATCAGAAGCGAACGCATACGCACCGGTTTTACCAGCAGCTGACGTTTCAACCTTCGCATTTCAAGTTTGTGAAAGAATTCCAGTAA
- a CDS encoding CHC2 zinc finger domain-containing protein — protein sequence MDILAQTRTVDIIRVVTDLGYVLHENRKIICPFHVEKTPSLVVYPQNNSYHCFGCGRHGDVINFYAGIANLDYTTAMHELAFNYLPDYKPELYKRGHLKKIQPSAPHKAEKIALPTDTKIYEYKPLHSEIYEDFARVCRLQPANSVQEETWRYLTGRGFSESTLRKFQIFTVNEYHPVQAYLRNTYNVLDLQESGLFNEKGNLIFYRHPIIIPYYRKGRIVFLQGRVIGNPSDTVSRYQFLSGVPVELFNADVMDILKTGKILYVTEGALDCMTLMQEGMPAVSLGSATMFKREWMKLFRRFEVCFYFDNDAAGQKAAREYGEVFSQYGVSTRVKTVKEGYKDVNDYFSKRE from the coding sequence ATGGATATTCTCGCTCAAACCCGTACGGTCGATATCATCCGTGTTGTGACGGACTTGGGCTACGTATTGCACGAAAACCGTAAAATTATCTGCCCCTTCCATGTCGAGAAGACACCATCTCTGGTGGTTTATCCGCAGAACAATTCCTACCACTGTTTTGGCTGTGGCCGGCACGGGGATGTAATTAATTTTTACGCCGGAATCGCCAATCTGGATTACACGACGGCCATGCACGAGCTGGCGTTCAATTACCTACCGGATTACAAACCAGAGCTATACAAACGCGGCCACCTTAAAAAAATACAGCCTTCAGCACCCCATAAAGCGGAGAAAATCGCGCTGCCGACGGATACCAAAATTTACGAATACAAGCCACTCCACAGCGAGATCTACGAGGATTTTGCCCGGGTCTGTCGCCTGCAACCAGCCAATTCGGTACAAGAGGAAACCTGGCGGTACCTGACCGGACGTGGTTTTTCCGAATCGACGCTGCGAAAGTTTCAGATCTTCACCGTCAACGAGTATCACCCCGTGCAGGCCTATTTACGGAATACGTACAACGTTTTGGATTTGCAGGAAAGCGGGTTGTTCAATGAGAAAGGGAACCTGATTTTTTACCGACATCCAATCATCATTCCGTATTACCGCAAAGGACGAATCGTCTTTCTGCAAGGCCGCGTTATTGGTAACCCGTCCGATACGGTTTCTCGTTATCAGTTTCTGAGCGGTGTGCCGGTGGAGTTATTCAACGCCGATGTGATGGACATCCTGAAAACGGGGAAGATCCTGTACGTTACGGAAGGCGCTCTTGACTGCATGACGCTGATGCAGGAAGGAATGCCCGCCGTGAGCTTGGGCAGTGCGACAATGTTTAAGCGGGAATGGATGAAGCTGTTTCGGCGATTTGAGGTTTGTTTTTACTTCGACAATGACGCTGCCGGGCAGAAAGCCGCCCGCGAGTACGGCGAAGTATTCAGCCAGTACGGGGTTTCGACCCGGGTGAAAACCGTGAAGGAGGGCTACAAAGACGTAAACGACTACTTTTCCAAACGCGAGTAG
- the atpH gene encoding ATP synthase F1 subunit delta, with product MAESTVAFRYAKSLIDLAQEKDKVEEVYKDMAFFRDVVTKNRDLMLALKSPILRHEKKLAVLRAIFESRVDPLSFSIFNIITKKNREGIMDIIADEFIRQYNFLKGIQKVQVITTVPLTEELRKEFTALVAKATGKEIELEETIDPKLIGGYILRIDDQQVDASIRTQLAELRLNFLN from the coding sequence ATGGCAGAATCTACAGTTGCATTTCGATACGCTAAATCCCTGATCGATCTGGCCCAGGAAAAGGACAAGGTTGAAGAGGTCTATAAAGATATGGCTTTCTTCAGGGACGTGGTCACCAAGAACCGAGACCTGATGCTGGCCCTGAAAAGCCCCATTCTGCGGCACGAAAAGAAGCTGGCCGTTTTGCGGGCGATATTCGAAAGCCGGGTTGATCCTTTGTCTTTCTCTATTTTCAACATCATTACGAAGAAAAACCGGGAAGGCATTATGGATATTATCGCCGATGAATTCATTCGGCAGTATAACTTCTTAAAAGGCATTCAAAAGGTTCAGGTGATAACAACGGTGCCGCTGACGGAGGAACTGCGTAAGGAATTCACCGCTCTGGTTGCTAAGGCAACCGGCAAGGAGATTGAACTGGAAGAAACAATCGATCCCAAATTAATCGGTGGTTACATCCTCCGGATCGATGACCAGCAGGTAGATGCTTCAATCCGCACTCAGTTGGCCGAGTTGCGGTTGAATTTCCTGAATTAA
- a CDS encoding F0F1 ATP synthase subunit B — MDLLTPDIGLLFWQLVVFLLLFFLLSRFAWKPITQSLKEREHDIQSALDMAEKTRVEMAKLQADNQKLLAEARAERDAILRGAKETADRVVSEAQNRATEEGKRIIEKAREELQSERQAMVAEVKREVIDLSLSIAEKVLRKELSDKKSQEELVKSLVADSRLN; from the coding sequence ATGGACTTACTTACCCCCGACATTGGCCTTCTCTTCTGGCAGTTAGTTGTCTTTTTACTGTTGTTCTTTCTGCTGTCCCGATTTGCCTGGAAGCCCATCACGCAGAGTTTGAAAGAGCGCGAGCACGACATTCAAAGTGCTTTGGACATGGCCGAGAAGACCCGCGTCGAAATGGCCAAACTGCAAGCCGACAACCAGAAGTTGCTGGCCGAAGCCCGCGCTGAACGCGATGCTATTCTGCGGGGTGCAAAAGAAACCGCTGACCGCGTTGTATCTGAAGCTCAAAACAGGGCAACGGAAGAGGGCAAACGGATCATCGAGAAAGCCCGCGAAGAACTGCAATCCGAACGTCAGGCCATGGTGGCTGAGGTGAAGCGTGAGGTGATTGATCTGTCGCTGAGTATTGCAGAGAAAGTTCTCCGCAAGGAATTGAGCGACAAAAAATCGCAGGAAGAATTGGTTAAAAGTCTGGTCGCTGACTCAAGACTAAATTAA
- the atpE gene encoding ATP synthase F0 subunit C translates to MLATLLSILLQAAAEGGSGLIAIGAGLGAGLAAIGAGLGIGRIGGSAMEGIARQPEAAGRIQTAMLIIAALIEAVALFAAVICLLISFNL, encoded by the coding sequence ATGTTAGCTACACTGCTATCAATTTTGTTACAAGCGGCTGCTGAAGGTGGCTCAGGATTAATCGCTATCGGTGCTGGTTTAGGTGCTGGTCTGGCTGCTATCGGTGCTGGTCTGGGTATCGGCCGTATCGGTGGTAGCGCAATGGAAGGTATTGCTCGTCAGCCGGAAGCGGCTGGACGGATCCAAACCGCCATGCTGATCATCGCAGCTCTGATTGAGGCCGTGGCCCTGTTTGCTGCGGTTATCTGTCTGCTCATTTCGTTCAACCTGTAA